A part of Perca fluviatilis chromosome 15, GENO_Pfluv_1.0, whole genome shotgun sequence genomic DNA contains:
- the LOC120575029 gene encoding ferritin, middle subunit gives MESQVRQNYHRDCEAAINRMVNMEMYASYTYTSMAFYFSRDDVALPGFAHFFKENSDEEREHAEKLLSFQNKRGGRIFLQDIKKPERDEWGSGLEAMQCALQLEKKVNQALLDLHKVANEHVDPHLCDFLETHYLNEQVEAIKKLGDYITNLTRMDAQNNKMAEYLFDKHTLESKS, from the exons ATGGAGTCTCAAGTGCGTCAGAACTACCACCGCGACTGCGAGGCCGCCATCAACCGGATGGTCAACATGGAGATGTATGCCTCCTACACCTACACTTCCATG GCCTTTTACTTCTCCCGTGACGATGTGGCCCTTCCAGGCTTTGCCCACTTCTTCAAGGAGAACAGCGACGAGGAGAGGGAGCACGCCGAGAAGCTGCTGTCCTTCCAGAACAAGAGAGGAGGACGCATCTTCCTCCAGGACATCAAG AAACCGGAGCGTGATGAGTGGGGGAGCGGGCTGGAGGCCATGCAGTGCGCCCTGCAGCTGGAGAAGAAGGTCAACCAAGCTCTGCTGGACTTGCACAAAGTGGCCAATGAACATGTAGACCCTCAT CTTTGTGACTTCCTGGAGACTCACTACCTGAACGAGCAGGTGGAGGCCATCAAGAAGCTGGGTGACTACATTACCAACCTCACCCGCATGGACGCCCAAAACAACAAGATGGCGGAGTACCTGTTTGACAAGCACACCCTTGAGAGCAAGAGCTAA